Proteins encoded within one genomic window of Pectobacterium araliae:
- a CDS encoding DUF4034 domain-containing protein codes for MNEQGSFTGNKKQQHWLWYDKKKTGCCPCIWSPQQLREMFAIHQFDDLDNLLEQEHQIWLDDPNLPYSDN; via the coding sequence CTGAATGAACAAGGGTCATTCACGGGGAATAAAAAACAGCAGCACTGGCTTTGGTATGACAAAAAGAAAACAGGTTGTTGCCCCTGTATTTGGTCCCCGCAGCAGTTACGCGAGATGTTCGCGATACATCAATTCGATGACCTTGATAACCTGCTAGAGCAAGAACACCAGATTTGGCTGGATGACCCTAACCTACCTTATAGCGACAATTGA
- a CDS encoding efflux RND transporter periplasmic adaptor subunit: MDSFNRSALRRAFTSLAFCLLAFSAHAQTSDPLLTHPSHDNQTSTPADNQARGILVAVDQATLSSDLAGRIVEIPFREGEAFKKGDLLVRFDCSVYQAQLAAAQAAMRAAEAELSQNQQLAQMKSVGRHAVSLSAARFAQSQAESQVYQIQVNRCRLLAPFDGQVVKRRAQTYESVGVGVPVLDIVNNRHLEINLLVSSRWLSAIKPGLIFTFTPDETGKPLQASVARLGARIDESSQTLSLTGVIESKDSSLMAGMSGTAQFPEAP, translated from the coding sequence GTGGATAGTTTCAATCGCTCAGCACTTCGTCGTGCTTTTACGTCGCTGGCATTTTGCCTATTGGCATTTAGCGCTCATGCCCAAACTAGCGATCCGCTACTGACGCATCCTTCTCATGATAACCAAACCTCTACCCCCGCAGACAATCAGGCGCGTGGGATTTTGGTCGCCGTCGATCAGGCCACGCTGTCCAGCGATCTGGCTGGGCGTATTGTGGAAATACCATTTAGAGAAGGGGAAGCCTTCAAGAAAGGCGACCTATTGGTGCGGTTTGACTGCTCGGTTTACCAGGCTCAATTAGCAGCGGCTCAGGCAGCCATGCGGGCAGCGGAAGCAGAGTTAAGTCAAAATCAGCAACTGGCACAAATGAAATCGGTGGGAAGACACGCGGTATCGTTATCCGCCGCGCGCTTTGCGCAGTCTCAGGCGGAAAGTCAGGTCTATCAGATCCAGGTCAATCGCTGTCGCCTTCTGGCCCCGTTCGATGGACAAGTGGTCAAACGCCGAGCCCAAACGTATGAAAGCGTCGGCGTTGGCGTGCCGGTGCTGGATATCGTCAATAATCGCCACCTTGAGATTAACCTTCTAGTGTCCTCCCGCTGGTTGTCGGCCATTAAACCTGGCCTGATATTTACGTTTACGCCGGATGAAACCGGTAAACCACTACAGGCCAGCGTGGCCCGATTGGGCGCACGTATTGATGAGAGCAGCCAAACGCTAAGCCTGACTGGCGTTATCGAAAGCAAAGACAGCAGCCTGATGGCCGGTATGAGCGGCACGGCGCAATTTCCGGAGGCACCGTGA